Proteins co-encoded in one Kutzneria chonburiensis genomic window:
- a CDS encoding ketosynthase chain-length factor produces the protein MNGQQVLITGLGVVAPTGVGADAHWQAVLAGKSGIARITRFDPTAYPVRIAGEVKEFDAAERVPRKVIPETDRWTHLALVAADEALQDAGVDLSVMPEFDVAVVTSSSSGGTDFGQHQMEQLYQNGPSWVGVYQSIAWFYAATTGQLSIRHGLRGPCGVLCGEQAGGLDAIGQARRLLSSGTRLVVSGGTDASLCPYGLVAQLSSGELSTVDDPAGAYLPFDAEASGHVPGEGGAIVITETADAARERGHEAYAGVLGYAAGFDPRPGSGRPPALKRVIERALQDANLTPADVDVVFADAAGVPQRDLDEAQAIGAIFGPRGVAVTAPKTLTGRLYGGGAALDVATAALALRHGVIPPTTGPTRLAPGIELDLVTAPREPARLRTALVLARGHGGFTAALLLGRQ, from the coding sequence TTGAACGGGCAGCAGGTTCTGATCACCGGACTGGGAGTGGTTGCGCCCACCGGGGTCGGCGCGGACGCGCACTGGCAGGCCGTGTTGGCCGGCAAGTCGGGGATCGCGAGGATCACGCGCTTCGATCCGACGGCCTACCCGGTGCGTATCGCCGGTGAGGTCAAGGAGTTCGACGCGGCCGAACGGGTGCCGCGCAAGGTGATCCCGGAGACCGACCGGTGGACGCACCTCGCGCTGGTGGCGGCGGACGAGGCCTTGCAGGACGCGGGCGTCGACCTGTCGGTGATGCCGGAGTTCGACGTCGCGGTGGTGACGTCGAGCTCGTCCGGCGGGACCGACTTCGGCCAACACCAGATGGAGCAGCTCTACCAGAACGGCCCCAGCTGGGTCGGCGTGTACCAGTCGATCGCCTGGTTCTACGCGGCGACCACCGGTCAGCTGTCCATCCGGCACGGCCTGCGCGGCCCCTGCGGCGTCCTGTGCGGGGAGCAGGCCGGCGGCCTTGACGCCATCGGCCAGGCCCGCCGGCTGCTGAGCTCGGGCACGCGTCTGGTGGTCAGCGGCGGCACCGACGCGTCGCTCTGCCCGTACGGGCTGGTGGCGCAGCTCTCCTCGGGTGAGCTGTCCACAGTGGACGACCCGGCCGGCGCCTACCTGCCGTTCGACGCGGAGGCCAGCGGCCACGTGCCGGGCGAGGGCGGCGCGATCGTCATCACCGAAACCGCCGACGCGGCAAGGGAACGTGGCCACGAGGCGTATGCGGGAGTCCTGGGCTACGCGGCGGGCTTCGACCCGCGCCCCGGCTCCGGTCGCCCGCCGGCACTGAAGCGCGTCATCGAACGCGCTCTCCAGGACGCGAACCTGACGCCGGCGGACGTCGACGTGGTGTTCGCCGACGCCGCCGGCGTGCCGCAGCGAGATTTGGACGAGGCGCAGGCCATCGGCGCGATCTTCGGCCCCCGCGGGGTCGCCGTCACCGCGCCGAAGACGCTGACCGGCCGCCTGTACGGCGGCGGCGCGGCGCTGGACGTGGCCACCGCGGCGCTGGCCCTGCGGCACGGGGTGATCCCGCCGACGACGGGCCCGACGCGGCTGGCCCCGGGCATCGAGCTCGATCTGGTCACGGCCCCGCGCGAGCCGGCGCGACTGCGAACGGCCCTGGTGCTGGCCAGGGGGCATGGCGGGTTCACGGCCGCGCTGCTGCTCGGCCGACAGTGA
- a CDS encoding acyl carrier protein gives MSTFTLDDLRDLLRGGAEEGAVLDGDIANTRFDELGYDSLAVLEIAGEIQRRFGVVVPDDAVSEMPTPARAVEFVNSLFARAGA, from the coding sequence ATGAGCACCTTCACCCTGGACGATCTGCGCGACCTGTTGCGCGGCGGCGCCGAGGAGGGCGCCGTCCTCGACGGCGACATCGCCAACACCCGCTTCGACGAGCTGGGCTACGACTCGCTGGCGGTGCTGGAGATCGCCGGCGAGATCCAGCGCCGGTTCGGCGTCGTGGTGCCCGACGACGCCGTGTCGGAGATGCCGACCCCGGCCAGGGCGGTCGAGTTCGTCAACTCGCTGTTCGCGCGGGCGGGGGCGTGA
- a CDS encoding SRPBCC family protein translates to MAGHTDNSVFIDAPMDLVWDMTNDIESWPNLFSEYAKAEVLTRQGNTVTFRLTMHPDAGGTSWSWVSERTSDPATRTVRSHRVETGNFEHMNIFWEYVEEDGGVRMRWVQDFHMKPAAPIDDAAMTDRLNTNTGIQMALIKTKIEAAAARSRA, encoded by the coding sequence ATGGCCGGGCACACCGACAACAGCGTGTTCATCGACGCCCCGATGGACCTGGTCTGGGACATGACCAACGACATCGAGTCCTGGCCGAACCTGTTCAGCGAGTACGCCAAGGCGGAAGTGCTGACGCGGCAGGGCAACACCGTCACCTTCCGGCTGACCATGCACCCCGACGCCGGCGGCACCTCGTGGAGCTGGGTGTCGGAGCGCACGTCCGATCCGGCGACCAGGACCGTGCGCTCGCACCGGGTGGAGACCGGGAACTTCGAGCACATGAACATCTTCTGGGAGTACGTCGAGGAGGACGGCGGCGTCCGGATGCGGTGGGTGCAGGACTTCCACATGAAGCCGGCGGCGCCGATCGACGACGCGGCGATGACCGACCGGCTCAACACCAACACCGGCATCCAGATGGCCCTGATCAAGACCAAGATCGAGGCGGCGGCCGCGAGGTCGCGGGCCTGA
- a CDS encoding DUF1772 domain-containing protein — protein MSVLTALVLLANGLSAGVLVGTQLGGWPLLVALPPDRYVHAHAFFSTRYDPFMPVCLIATVLGDAALAVFGTVPPVRLAQGVAGLLALAVAVISLTKNVPVNKWIRTVDPDRLPADFAARDPRPSWGRWNRLRSLLAVMALVANCAAVVP, from the coding sequence ATGTCCGTCCTGACGGCGTTGGTGCTGCTGGCCAACGGATTGTCGGCCGGCGTGCTGGTCGGCACGCAGCTGGGCGGCTGGCCGCTGCTGGTCGCCCTGCCGCCCGACCGGTACGTGCACGCGCACGCGTTCTTCTCCACCCGCTACGACCCGTTCATGCCGGTGTGCCTGATCGCGACCGTGCTGGGCGACGCCGCCCTGGCGGTGTTCGGCACGGTGCCGCCGGTTCGGCTGGCGCAGGGGGTGGCCGGACTGCTGGCGCTGGCCGTGGCGGTCATCTCGCTGACGAAGAACGTGCCGGTGAACAAGTGGATCCGCACGGTTGACCCGGACCGGCTGCCGGCCGATTTCGCCGCCCGGGACCCGCGGCCGAGCTGGGGCCGGTGGAACCGGCTGCGCAGCCTGTTGGCGGTAATGGCGCTGGTGGCCAACTGCGCCGCCGTCGTGCCGTAG
- a CDS encoding SDR family NAD(P)-dependent oxidoreductase gives MDLSLKGKKALVTGGSRGVGRGIVLALAEAGMDVVTCYREGSDFVASLEKELGQTGGSHRVLQADLADPAQIKGFVEEAGEALGHFDLVVHNAGAITHVPYGELPLEQWHRIIDVNLTAAHLLVQYSLPLLAEGASVITIGSKSSEVGIPQRAHYTAAKAALRGLTRSLAKEFGGQGLRFNTLALGVIETEAFETMPPEQAKLMRERYSTKTALGRLGTPREVAGAVLWLASDLSKYVTGAVIHVDGGIS, from the coding sequence ATGGACCTGTCGTTGAAGGGCAAGAAGGCGCTGGTGACCGGCGGCAGCCGGGGCGTCGGCCGGGGCATCGTGCTCGCGCTGGCCGAGGCCGGCATGGACGTCGTCACCTGCTACCGCGAAGGCAGCGATTTCGTTGCCTCGCTGGAGAAGGAGCTCGGCCAGACCGGCGGCAGCCACCGCGTGCTGCAGGCCGATCTGGCCGATCCCGCGCAGATCAAGGGCTTCGTGGAGGAGGCGGGCGAGGCGCTCGGCCACTTCGACCTGGTGGTGCACAACGCCGGCGCGATCACCCACGTGCCGTACGGTGAACTGCCGCTCGAGCAGTGGCACCGGATCATCGACGTGAATCTGACGGCTGCTCATCTTCTCGTGCAGTACTCGCTGCCGCTGCTGGCCGAGGGCGCGTCGGTGATCACCATCGGCTCGAAGTCCTCCGAGGTCGGCATTCCGCAGCGGGCCCACTACACGGCGGCCAAGGCGGCGCTGCGTGGGCTGACCCGCTCGCTGGCCAAGGAGTTCGGCGGCCAGGGCCTGCGGTTCAACACGCTGGCGCTGGGCGTGATCGAGACCGAGGCGTTCGAGACGATGCCGCCGGAGCAGGCCAAGCTGATGCGCGAGCGCTACAGCACGAAGACCGCGCTCGGCCGGCTGGGCACCCCGCGCGAGGTGGCCGGGGCCGTGCTGTGGCTGGCCAGCGACCTGTCGAAGTACGTCACCGGCGCGGTGATCCACGTGGACGGAGGCATTTCCTGA
- a CDS encoding antibiotic biosynthesis monooxygenase family protein → MADKVFRVMLRMQIKPGMEADFERVWLEVGDSVTGHPANLGQWLSRDLETDGVYYIVSDWVDEPKFREFETSDGHLAHRQKLHPYRSGGSMTTMTVVAHLAGAAT, encoded by the coding sequence ATGGCCGACAAGGTGTTCCGGGTGATGCTGCGGATGCAGATCAAGCCCGGCATGGAGGCCGACTTCGAGCGGGTCTGGCTGGAGGTCGGCGACTCGGTCACCGGGCACCCGGCCAACCTCGGCCAGTGGCTGTCCCGCGACCTGGAGACCGACGGCGTCTACTACATCGTCAGCGACTGGGTCGACGAGCCGAAGTTCCGCGAGTTCGAGACCAGCGACGGGCACCTGGCGCACCGCCAGAAGCTGCACCCGTACCGGTCCGGCGGCTCGATGACGACCATGACCGTCGTCGCTCACCTCGCCGGAGCCGCGACGTGA
- a CDS encoding antibiotic biosynthesis monooxygenase family protein → MTEVRVLIYHATGDADGVLEAYHQVSKEMAGVPGQLGNELLHGVHETDRFIVISRWSSLDAFTTWEQGRDHKGSTEPLRQYRDTSMARPFGVYAVTAQY, encoded by the coding sequence GTGACCGAGGTTCGGGTGCTCATCTACCACGCGACCGGCGACGCCGACGGCGTGCTGGAGGCGTACCACCAGGTGAGCAAGGAGATGGCCGGCGTGCCCGGCCAGCTGGGCAACGAGCTGCTGCACGGCGTGCACGAGACCGACCGGTTCATCGTGATCAGCCGGTGGTCCAGCCTTGACGCCTTCACCACGTGGGAGCAGGGCCGGGACCACAAGGGCTCGACCGAGCCGCTGCGCCAGTACCGCGACACGTCGATGGCCCGGCCGTTCGGGGTGTACGCGGTGACCGCCCAATACTGA
- a CDS encoding MFS transporter, translated as MRDTEKPSSRAIAMTVALAALVLANAILETMPGLALPVIQPALGITPAAGGLLIAALTLVAAISTPIIGKLGDAFGPRRILFGTTAIVIVGAVLSGIGASYPLMIVGEALQGLGAGLLSLTFTLVRSELPERWVKGVVGAVTSMYVLGATVNLVMVGPVSTLLSWHWLFGLPALLAAVASVAAWFLVPSTTPNRNHVLVIGWPGALSFAVFLVALIMAIETIPQTGLASVGTLVMAAVVVALGIGWFTLERRSRAPFVPLAMIARRGIWTSNAAALVQGVGSVVGTILLPQLITLPTANGGLGGSITEVGLYLLPSCIAGVIGTPLGGIAGQWVGARTVIAVGSVFQLVGVAGLVMSPSLGTVLLLTVIFGFGMGAASAGMYNLGISASGSHETGLATGLINLARAIGIALGSVITTTIITASIAPGSQLPTGAGFVLAFTFSGAALVIGVVLAFVMPAQPEAAVPKLVHQAA; from the coding sequence ATGAGAGACACCGAGAAGCCGTCCTCCCGCGCCATCGCCATGACCGTCGCGCTGGCCGCCCTGGTGCTGGCCAACGCGATCCTCGAGACCATGCCCGGGCTGGCCCTGCCGGTCATCCAGCCGGCGCTGGGCATCACGCCGGCCGCCGGCGGGCTGCTGATCGCCGCCCTCACCCTGGTGGCGGCGATCTCCACGCCGATCATCGGCAAGCTCGGCGACGCCTTCGGGCCACGCCGGATCCTGTTCGGCACCACGGCGATCGTCATCGTCGGCGCCGTGCTGTCCGGCATCGGCGCGTCATACCCGCTGATGATCGTCGGCGAGGCGCTGCAGGGCCTCGGCGCCGGTCTGCTCTCGCTGACCTTCACGCTGGTCCGCTCCGAGCTGCCCGAGCGCTGGGTAAAGGGCGTGGTCGGCGCGGTGACCTCGATGTACGTGCTGGGTGCGACCGTCAACCTGGTCATGGTCGGCCCGGTGTCCACGCTGCTGTCCTGGCACTGGCTGTTCGGTCTGCCGGCGTTGCTGGCCGCTGTCGCGTCCGTCGCCGCCTGGTTCCTGGTGCCGTCCACGACCCCGAACCGCAACCACGTGCTGGTCATCGGCTGGCCCGGGGCGCTCTCGTTCGCCGTCTTCCTGGTCGCGCTGATCATGGCCATCGAGACGATCCCGCAGACCGGCCTGGCCTCCGTCGGCACGCTGGTGATGGCGGCGGTCGTGGTCGCGCTGGGCATCGGCTGGTTCACGTTGGAACGGCGGTCCCGCGCGCCGTTCGTGCCGCTGGCCATGATCGCCCGGCGCGGCATCTGGACGTCCAACGCGGCCGCGCTGGTGCAGGGCGTCGGCAGTGTCGTCGGCACCATCCTGCTGCCGCAGCTGATCACCCTGCCCACGGCCAACGGCGGCCTCGGCGGCTCGATCACCGAGGTCGGCCTGTACCTGCTGCCGTCGTGCATCGCCGGCGTCATCGGCACGCCGCTGGGCGGCATCGCCGGCCAGTGGGTCGGCGCCCGCACGGTGATCGCCGTCGGCTCGGTGTTCCAGCTCGTCGGCGTGGCCGGCCTGGTCATGTCGCCGAGCCTGGGCACGGTGCTGCTGCTGACCGTGATCTTCGGCTTCGGCATGGGCGCGGCCAGCGCCGGCATGTACAACCTGGGCATCTCGGCGTCCGGCTCGCACGAGACCGGGCTGGCCACCGGCCTGATCAACCTGGCCCGGGCCATCGGCATCGCGCTGGGCAGCGTGATCACCACGACCATCATCACGGCCAGCATCGCGCCCGGCAGCCAGCTGCCGACCGGCGCCGGCTTCGTGCTGGCCTTCACGTTCAGCGGCGCCGCGCTGGTCATCGGCGTCGTGCTGGCCTTCGTGATGCCGGCCCAGCCCGAGGCCGCCGTGCCCAAGCTGGTGCACCAGGCCGCCTGA
- a CDS encoding MFS transporter — protein sequence MADAALVPLRLFRERSFVVACLATVVVGAAMLGAMSLYPQYFQIVKGTSASTAGLLMIPVMVGLTVTSGISAVLISKTGRYKIFPLIGIALMSVAMVLFCFVDADTSLFASEAYLTIFGLGLGLSIQPLILTAQNTVPPEDMGVATSLATFFQQMGGIIGTSVVIAAVFGGVVGRIGDALRTSLADPAYQAALRSATGVGANLAQSVHDGTTDAFAARVLTDSTFIQQLGPQLARPFLVGFSSSITIGFLIGLVVVVGVVLMFFVRERPLAAAVEASGVEASGVDRSGLDADIPMVEMTVPIPRIDWPSNDFERPPAPFQWFMPTMPGAQIHGMVQHPDGTPIPGVTLVLMDLLGRQVDQYRTGDGGRFGLATPAPGTFLLVATTIGHQPRALMVAATGRPLALRLSLERSDQQHLSGELPERDPDSRPLPRVVRLDPDAKNRHVRRDADEAS from the coding sequence ATGGCCGACGCGGCACTGGTGCCGCTGCGGCTGTTCCGCGAGCGGTCGTTCGTGGTGGCCTGCCTGGCCACGGTGGTGGTCGGCGCGGCCATGCTCGGCGCGATGTCGCTGTACCCGCAGTACTTCCAGATCGTCAAGGGCACCTCGGCCAGCACCGCCGGCCTGCTGATGATCCCGGTCATGGTCGGGCTGACGGTGACCTCCGGCATCTCGGCGGTGCTGATCTCCAAGACCGGCCGGTACAAGATCTTCCCGCTGATCGGCATCGCGCTGATGAGCGTGGCCATGGTGCTGTTCTGCTTCGTCGACGCGGACACCTCGCTGTTCGCCTCCGAGGCGTACCTGACGATCTTCGGACTCGGCCTCGGCCTGTCCATCCAGCCGCTCATCCTCACCGCCCAGAACACCGTGCCGCCAGAGGACATGGGCGTCGCCACCTCGCTGGCCACGTTCTTCCAGCAGATGGGCGGCATCATCGGCACCTCGGTGGTGATCGCCGCGGTGTTCGGCGGCGTGGTCGGCCGGATCGGTGACGCGCTGCGGACCTCGCTCGCCGATCCCGCGTACCAGGCGGCATTGCGGTCGGCGACCGGCGTCGGCGCGAACCTGGCCCAGTCGGTCCACGACGGCACGACCGACGCCTTCGCCGCCCGGGTGCTCACCGACTCCACGTTCATCCAGCAGCTCGGGCCCCAGCTGGCCCGGCCGTTCCTGGTCGGCTTCTCCTCGTCGATCACCATCGGGTTCCTGATCGGCCTGGTGGTGGTCGTCGGCGTGGTGCTGATGTTCTTCGTCCGGGAACGGCCGCTGGCCGCCGCGGTCGAGGCGTCCGGCGTCGAGGCGTCCGGGGTCGACCGGTCCGGGCTGGACGCGGACATCCCCATGGTCGAGATGACCGTGCCCATTCCGCGGATCGACTGGCCCAGCAACGACTTCGAACGTCCGCCGGCCCCGTTCCAGTGGTTCATGCCGACCATGCCCGGGGCACAGATCCACGGCATGGTCCAGCACCCGGACGGCACGCCGATCCCCGGCGTGACGCTGGTGCTGATGGACCTGCTCGGCCGTCAGGTCGACCAGTACCGCACCGGCGACGGCGGCCGCTTCGGCCTCGCCACCCCAGCCCCCGGCACTTTCCTCTTGGTGGCAACGACTATCGGCCACCAGCCCCGCGCGCTGATGGTCGCCGCCACCGGCCGCCCGCTCGCGCTGCGGCTGTCCCTCGAGCGCAGCGACCAGCAACACCTGTCCGGCGAGCTGCCGGAGCGCGATCCCGACTCGCGGCCGCTGCCGAGGGTCGTCCGGCTCGACCCGGACGCCAAGAACCGGCACGTCCGGCGGGACGCCGACGAGGCCAGCTAG
- a CDS encoding MFS transporter: MVTDPPLSRGRTAAIVVGLLLGVLLAALDTTIVSAAIRTIADDLQGLSLQAWATTAYLITSTLSTPLYGKLGDILGRKPMYLAAITIFLVGSVACATSTSMIELAAFRAVQGAGTGGLISLALVIIADIAPGREAAKYQGAFVSVFSMSNLLGPAIGGLLAAQSSILGVAGWRWVFLVNLPVGLAALAVVAKTLRNRQQRQKQRVDWWGTLTISVGVVPLLLVSSEGPDWGWASPVPSPVTPRRSSA; encoded by the coding sequence GTGGTGACCGACCCGCCGCTCAGCCGGGGCCGGACCGCGGCGATCGTCGTCGGCCTGCTGCTGGGCGTGCTGTTGGCGGCGCTGGACACCACGATCGTCAGCGCGGCCATCCGGACCATCGCCGACGACCTGCAAGGCTTGAGCCTTCAGGCGTGGGCCACCACCGCCTACCTGATCACCTCGACGCTGAGCACCCCGCTGTACGGGAAGCTGGGCGACATCCTCGGCCGCAAGCCGATGTACCTGGCCGCCATCACGATCTTCCTGGTCGGCTCGGTGGCCTGCGCGACGTCGACGTCCATGATCGAGCTGGCGGCGTTCCGCGCCGTGCAGGGCGCGGGCACCGGAGGGCTGATCTCGCTGGCCCTGGTGATCATCGCGGACATCGCGCCGGGCCGGGAGGCGGCCAAGTACCAGGGCGCCTTCGTCAGCGTGTTCAGCATGTCCAACCTGCTCGGGCCGGCCATCGGCGGGCTGCTCGCGGCCCAGTCCTCGATTCTCGGCGTGGCCGGCTGGCGCTGGGTCTTCCTGGTCAACCTGCCGGTCGGCCTGGCCGCGCTGGCCGTCGTGGCCAAGACCCTGCGCAACCGGCAGCAACGCCAGAAGCAACGCGTCGACTGGTGGGGCACGCTGACCATCTCGGTCGGCGTCGTCCCGCTGCTGCTGGTGTCGAGCGAGGGCCCGGACTGGGGCTGGGCCTCCCCGGTGCCATCGCCTGTTACGCCGCGTCGGTCGTCGGCCTGA
- a CDS encoding TenA family protein has translation MLRDDLWELGEPVLRKVNDHPFWSGLRDGSLPDGVLTYFVEQDTGYLLPTFGRALNRCAAIAVADQHAELLTLCAGATLASAGRLRAAFDELGPKMDQPARASEPPVDPAVQAHCAFFTATTATSLPAAIGGVLPMVWFNLHLSNAMTATTGSRYQPWIDAYDSGSGFEQAVEQVLVMVDEIGADCTPAERDRLITQFTLGARHELAFAELVVRRDNWAVRQSS, from the coding sequence ATGCTGCGCGACGACCTGTGGGAGCTCGGGGAACCGGTGCTGCGCAAGGTGAACGACCATCCGTTCTGGTCGGGGCTGCGGGACGGCTCGCTGCCGGACGGCGTGCTGACCTACTTCGTGGAGCAGGACACCGGCTACCTGTTGCCGACCTTCGGCCGGGCGCTCAACCGCTGCGCCGCGATCGCCGTCGCCGACCAGCACGCGGAGCTGCTCACCCTGTGCGCCGGGGCGACGTTGGCCTCGGCCGGCCGGCTGCGGGCCGCTTTCGACGAGCTGGGGCCGAAGATGGACCAGCCCGCCCGGGCCTCGGAGCCGCCGGTCGACCCGGCCGTGCAGGCCCATTGCGCCTTCTTCACCGCGACCACCGCGACGTCGCTGCCGGCGGCGATCGGCGGCGTGCTGCCGATGGTGTGGTTCAACCTGCACCTGAGCAACGCGATGACCGCCACCACCGGGTCCCGTTACCAGCCGTGGATCGACGCCTACGACTCCGGCTCCGGCTTCGAGCAGGCCGTCGAGCAGGTCCTGGTCATGGTCGACGAGATCGGCGCCGACTGCACTCCGGCCGAGCGCGACCGTCTGATCACCCAGTTCACCCTGGGCGCTCGCCACGAGCTCGCCTTCGCCGAACTGGTGGTGCGCCGGGACAACTGGGCCGTCCGTCAGTCCTCTTGA
- a CDS encoding class I SAM-dependent methyltransferase: MTDELDPRITHSLETYDERTLRIYDTLVLRLFCPLVWGCGIGPMRRLYDRSVGRRHLDVGPGTGYFVDKTRWRVKDPEITLLDLNTECLTVSARRLARFKPETCQANLLDPLPLPPDHFDSVGLNLVLHCIPGGWEEKGIIFEHLAKVVRPGGRIFGTTILAEGVPMNAVTHRALLEQHERGNFQNQGDDPDGLRRQLKRHLPDHQLVIKGTTALFRAVVA; encoded by the coding sequence ATGACCGACGAGCTGGATCCGCGGATCACGCATTCGCTGGAGACGTACGACGAGCGCACCCTCCGGATCTACGACACGCTCGTGCTCCGGCTGTTCTGTCCGCTGGTGTGGGGCTGCGGAATCGGTCCCATGCGCCGCCTCTACGACCGTTCCGTCGGGCGGCGGCACCTGGACGTCGGTCCGGGCACGGGCTATTTCGTGGACAAGACCCGGTGGCGGGTCAAGGATCCCGAGATCACGCTGCTCGACCTGAACACCGAGTGCCTGACCGTGTCGGCTCGTCGGCTGGCCCGGTTCAAGCCGGAGACCTGCCAGGCCAACCTGCTCGACCCGCTGCCCCTGCCGCCCGACCACTTCGATTCCGTCGGCCTCAACCTGGTGCTGCACTGCATTCCCGGTGGCTGGGAGGAGAAGGGCATCATCTTCGAGCACCTGGCCAAGGTCGTGCGGCCCGGTGGTCGGATCTTCGGCACCACCATCCTGGCCGAGGGCGTGCCGATGAACGCCGTGACCCACCGGGCGTTGCTGGAGCAGCACGAGCGGGGCAACTTCCAGAACCAGGGCGACGACCCGGACGGGCTGCGGCGACAGCTCAAGCGCCATCTGCCCGACCACCAACTGGTGATCAAGGGCACGACGGCGTTGTTCCGGGCAGTCGTGGCATAG
- a CDS encoding cytochrome P450 — MTTTEPDLMHSTAFVDGIPHEYFRDLRDREGLARGDNHEGDQFWYIVKHADVVAASRDTQLFSSYPTTMTRFREVTSKLRDISFIDPPDHTRMRRLALKAFTPTRIAGLEEPVGRVVDQVWAQARELGEFDLATEVSLEVPVRALAELIGIPQSDRPYAYEWAKRTVNRSHPDYTQDTQQTDEMFREMFEYLKDLTEHRRRTEPGEGLIGVLLSTPVRDMLLTTEEIAQFTMTMLGGSESTYSALTGAVLALLDNPEQLAILRKDPTQIPTAVQEVLRWVTPVTHFARRVTEDTVVNGQEIKADELVALWFSSANYDERVFTDPLKFDVTRHPNPHITFGGGGPHVCIGRLLAMMELRHLIQHVVAEPGIALGGPAVWAHTNFTNSIRSLPVSLH; from the coding sequence ATGACGACTACCGAACCGGATCTCATGCATTCCACGGCCTTCGTCGACGGCATACCGCACGAGTACTTCCGCGATCTGCGCGACCGCGAGGGCCTGGCCCGCGGCGACAATCACGAGGGCGACCAGTTCTGGTACATCGTGAAGCACGCCGACGTGGTGGCCGCCTCTCGCGACACCCAGCTGTTCTCGTCCTATCCGACCACCATGACCCGGTTCCGCGAGGTGACGTCCAAGCTGCGGGACATCTCCTTCATCGACCCGCCGGACCACACCCGGATGCGCCGGCTGGCGCTCAAGGCGTTCACCCCGACCCGCATCGCCGGGCTGGAGGAGCCGGTCGGGCGGGTCGTCGACCAGGTCTGGGCCCAGGCCCGTGAGCTGGGCGAGTTCGACCTGGCCACCGAGGTGTCGCTGGAGGTGCCGGTACGGGCGCTGGCCGAGCTGATCGGCATCCCGCAGTCCGACCGGCCGTACGCGTACGAGTGGGCCAAGCGCACCGTCAACCGGAGCCACCCGGACTACACCCAGGACACGCAGCAGACCGATGAGATGTTCCGGGAGATGTTCGAGTACCTCAAGGACCTCACCGAGCACCGCCGTCGGACCGAGCCCGGCGAGGGCCTGATCGGCGTGCTGCTGTCCACCCCGGTGCGCGACATGCTGCTCACCACCGAGGAGATCGCCCAGTTCACCATGACCATGCTGGGCGGCAGCGAGTCCACGTACAGCGCACTGACCGGCGCGGTGTTGGCGCTGCTCGACAATCCCGAGCAGCTGGCCATCCTCCGCAAGGACCCGACGCAGATTCCCACTGCCGTGCAGGAGGTTCTGCGCTGGGTCACGCCGGTCACGCACTTCGCCCGGCGGGTCACCGAGGACACCGTGGTCAACGGCCAGGAGATCAAGGCCGACGAGCTGGTCGCGCTGTGGTTCAGCTCGGCCAACTACGACGAGCGCGTGTTCACCGATCCGCTCAAGTTCGACGTGACGCGGCACCCCAACCCGCACATCACCTTCGGCGGCGGCGGTCCGCACGTCTGCATCGGGCGGCTGCTGGCCATGATGGAGCTGCGGCACCTGATCCAGCACGTCGTGGCCGAGCCCGGCATTGCGCTGGGCGGGCCGGCGGTGTGGGCGCACACCAACTTCACCAACAGCATCCGGTCCCTGCCGGTGTCCCTGCACTGA